A section of the Paenibacillus yonginensis genome encodes:
- a CDS encoding spermidine synthase, with the protein MQRLLFETETGHHHIAVYETDELDGQKGRFRVLQFASQANQGALDMDNPDRILFEYPKAIIHLMEHNVPDFEEVFMIGHGIGTLSRYFSEKNVTVSELDPVIVQISQTYFGYSLNNVQTGDGRALLEHQPAGKFDYVVLDAFDAEGTPRHLVSTAFFQTIADKLKPEGSVLINLTGRAGHDHLLGAIGETMGRHFAYTRAFSLKADSRGDVVNFILAGSARPLLYLERQMAGFKETVLPPGYLIWDK; encoded by the coding sequence TTGCAGCGCTTATTATTTGAAACGGAAACCGGCCATCATCATATTGCTGTTTATGAGACAGATGAGCTTGACGGGCAGAAAGGCCGATTTCGGGTCCTGCAATTTGCAAGCCAAGCGAATCAGGGAGCCCTGGATATGGATAATCCGGACCGGATCCTGTTTGAATACCCGAAAGCGATCATTCATTTAATGGAGCATAATGTCCCGGATTTTGAAGAGGTTTTTATGATTGGGCATGGCATCGGAACCTTGTCCCGTTATTTTTCCGAGAAAAATGTTACCGTATCCGAACTCGATCCAGTCATCGTCCAGATCAGTCAAACCTATTTCGGTTACAGCCTGAATAATGTGCAGACGGGGGACGGAAGAGCTTTGCTTGAGCACCAGCCTGCCGGTAAATTTGATTATGTGGTATTGGACGCTTTTGACGCGGAGGGTACTCCCAGGCATCTGGTGTCTACGGCGTTTTTTCAGACGATAGCAGACAAACTTAAACCGGAAGGTTCAGTCCTGATCAATCTCACCGGAAGAGCCGGACATGATCATCTGCTTGGAGCTATTGGGGAGACCATGGGCCGGCATTTTGCTTATACAAGAGCATTCTCTTTAAAGGCAGACAGCCGCGGAGACGTAGTGAACTTTATATTGGCTGGTTCAGCCAGACCGCTGCTTTACCTGGAACGTCAGATGGCCGGTTTCAAAGAGACGGTGCTGCCTCCAGGGTACTTAATATGGGATAAATGA